In Numida meleagris isolate 19003 breed g44 Domestic line chromosome 3, NumMel1.0, whole genome shotgun sequence, the following are encoded in one genomic region:
- the OLIG3 gene encoding oligodendrocyte transcription factor 3 → MNSDSSSVSSRASSPDMDEMYLREHRHHHHHHHPESRLNPVSSTQGDLVQKMAGEGLARGGPKAQGEGGKYKIKKQLSEQDLQQLRLKINGRERKRMHDLNLAMDGLREVMPYAHGPSVRKLSKIATLLLARNYILMLTSSLEEMKRLVGEIYGGHHSAFHCGTVGHSAAAHPPHAAGAVHQVHPILGGALSSANASPSLPASLPALGTIRPPHSLLKTPSTPPALQLGGGFQHWAGLPCPCTICQVPPPPHLSALSASGMGRISADTKDLLK, encoded by the coding sequence ATGAATTCTGACTCCAGCTCCGTCTCCAGCAGAGCCTCCTCGCCGGACATGGACGAGATGTACCTGCGGGAGCAccgccaccaccaccaccaccaccacccgGAGAGCCGCCTCAACCCCGTCTCCTCCACGCAGGGCGACCTGGTGCAGAAGATGGCCGGGGAGGGCCTGGCCCGGGGCGGCCCCAAGGCGCAGGGGGAGGGCGGCAAGTACAAGATCAAGAAGCAGCTCTCGGAGCAGGACCTGCAGCAGCTGCGCCTCAAGATCAACGGGCGGGAGCGCAAGCGGATGCACGACCTCAACCTGGCCATGGACGGGCTGCGGGAGGTGATGCCCTACGCGCACGGCCCCTCCGTCCGGAAACTCTCCAAAATCGCCACCCTGCTGCTGGCCAGAAACTACATCCTGATGCTCACCAGCTCCCTGGAGGAGATGAAGCGCCTGGTGGGCGAGATCTACGGCGGCCACCACTCGGCCTTCCACTGCGGCACCGTGGGCCACTCCGCCGCCGCGCACCCGCCACACGCCGCCGGCGCCGTGCACCAGGTGCACCCCATTCTCGGCGGGGCCCTCTCCTCCGCCAACGCGTCCCCGTCGCTGCCCGCCTCGCTGCCGGCCCTGGGCACCATCCGGCCGCCCCACTCCCTGCTGAAGACCCCCTCCACGCCCCCCGCGCTGCAGCTCGGCGGCGGCTTCCAGCACTGGGCCGGCTTGCCGTGCCCCTGCACCATCTGCCAGGTGCCCCCCCCGCCGCACCTCTCTGCCCTCTCCGCCTCCGGCATGGGCCGGATCTCGGCGGACACCAAGGACCTGCTCAAGTGA